The proteins below are encoded in one region of Mangifera indica cultivar Alphonso chromosome 7, CATAS_Mindica_2.1, whole genome shotgun sequence:
- the LOC123221627 gene encoding ADP-ribosylation factor 1-like 2 produces the protein MGQAFRKLFDAFFGNSEMRVVMLGLDAAGKTTILYKLHIGEVLSTVPTIGFNVEKVQYKNVMFTVWDVGGQEKLRPLWRHYFNNTDGLIYVVDSLDRERIGKAKQEFQAIIKDPFMLHSVILVFANKQDLKGAMTPMEVCEGLGLYDLKNRKWHIQGTCALRGDGLYEGLDWLASTLKEMRAAGYSSAGTSTF, from the exons ATGGGCCAAGCCTTCCGCAAACTCTTCGATGCCTTCTTCGGCAACAGTGAGATGCGA GTTGTGATGCTGGGTTTAGATGCTGCTGGTAAAACAACTATACTGTACAAGTTGCACATTGGAGAGGTGTTATCTACTGTTCCCACAATTG GTTTTAATGTGGAGAAAGTTCAGTATAAGAATGTCATGTTCACAGTTTGGGATGTTGGTGGGCAAGAGAAATTAAGGCCACTGTGGAggcattattttaataatacagatgGACTG ATCTATGTTGTTGATTCGTTGGACCGAGAGAGAATCGGAAAAGCAAAGCAAGAATTTCAG GCTATCATCAAAGATCCATTTATGCTCCATAGTGTCATTTTGGTGTTTGCAAACAAGCAGGATCTG AAAGGAGCGATGACCCCAATGGAAGTTTGCGAAGGGTTAGGTCTCTATGATCTCAAGAACCGGAAATGGCACATTCAAGGGACTTGTGCACTTAGGGGAGATGGACTCTACGAAGGCTTGGATTGGTTGGCTTCAACCCTAAAGGAGATGAGAGCTGCTGGATACTCATCTGCAGGCACCTCAACATTCTAG
- the LOC123220308 gene encoding anthocyanidin 3-O-glucosyltransferase UFGT-like, with translation MSQTTATVGSHVAIFAFPFASHAAILLPVVHRLGLSSPTTIFSFFTTLHSNKTLSSTCKHYLSLSNVRAFDLADGVPEGYLFTGKHQEDIELFMSAGPVNLRKAVETAVAETGKRVSCVVSDAFLWFTADIAKELDVAWVPCWTSGVNSLSAHVYTDLIREKIGVEGIEEHLDENLDFIPGMSKVRVRDLPEGVVFGNLQSLFSNMLHQMGRKLPQADAVFLNCFEELDLTTTNDLKSKFKKFLNVGPFTLLSTLPPAEVPDRNGCLSWLDGQKKAASVAYVSFGTAVKLPPAEVIAIAEALEADKVPFIWSLNENFQVDLPNGFKERTRSHGIVVPWAPQVDVLKHEAIGVFITHCGWNSMLESIVGGVPMICRPFFGDHRLNGRMIESVWEVGVNVEDGKFTKDGLIRKLDLVLRQEGGEKMRKKIRKPKEDLLKAIGPKGSSVKNFRMLSEIVSKPKWVD, from the exons ATGTCTCAAACCACTGCCACCGTGGGATCTCACGTGGCCATTTTCGCCTTCCCCTTCGCTTCCCACGCAGCTATTCTTCTCCCCGTCGTCCACCGCCTGGGCCTCTCCTCCCCCACCACCATTTTCTCCTTCTTCACCACTTTGCACTCCAACAAAACACTCTCCTCCACATGCAAACACTACCTCTCGCTGTCCAACGTCAGAGCTTTCGACCTGGCCGACGGGGTTCCGGAGGGTTACCTGTTTACCGGGAAGCATCAGGAGGATATCGAGCTGTTCATGAGCGCAGGGCCGGTGAACCTAAGGAAGGCAGTGGAGACGGCAGTGGCCGAGACAGGGAAGAGGGTAAGTTGCGTGGTCAGTGACGCGTTCTTGTGGTTCACGGCGGATATCGCGAAGGAGCTGGACGTGGCGTGGGTGCCTTGCTGGACTTCAGGGGTGAACTCACTTTCTGCTCATGTTTATACTGATCTTATCAGAGAAAAAATAGGAGTAGAAG GCATTGAAGAACATTTAGACGAAAATCTCGATTTCATTCCAGGAATGTCCAAAGTAAGAGTGCGTGATTTGCCAGAAGGAGTTGTTTTCGGAAATCTGCAATCACTTTTCTCAAACATGCTTCACCAAATGGGCAGAAAGCTGCCTCAAGCTGATGCAGTTTTCTTGAATTGTTTTGAAGAATTGGACCTCACAACTACGAATGATCTCAAGTCCAAGTTCAAGAAGTTCCTGAACGTTGGCCCCTTCACTCTGTTGTCTACGCTGCCCCCGGCTGAAGTTCCTGACAGAAATGGCTGCCTTTCGTGGCTTGACGGGCAGAAGAAAGCTGCTTCTGTTGCTTATGTCAGCTTCGGCACGGCGGTGAAACTGCCTCCTGCTGAAGTTATTGCCATAGCTGAGGCCCTAGAAGCTGATAAAGTTCCGTTTATATGGTCACTCAACGAAAACTTCCAG GTAGATTTACCAAATGGGTTCAAAGAAAGAACAAGATCTCATGGAATCGTGGTGCCATGGGCTCCTCAAGTAGACGTCTTAAAGCATGAAGCCATTGGAGTTTTCATAACACATTGTGGGTGGAACTCAATGCTGGAGAGCATAGTTGGAGGTGTGCCCATGATTTGCAGGCCATTTTTTGGAGACCACAGGCTGAATGGGAGGATGATAGAGAGTGTTTGGGAGGTTGGAGTGAATGTGGAAGATGGGAAATTTACTAAAGATGGATTGATAAGGAAATTGGATTTGGTTCTAAGGCAAGAAGGAGGGGAGAAAATGAGGAAGAAAATCAGAAAACCAAAAGAAGACCTTCTAAAGGCCATTGGACCAAAAGGGAGTTCTGTAAAGAACTTTCGAATGTTGTCAGAAATTGTTTCAAAGCCGAAGTGGGTTGATTGA